agGTTGTGAGGAACGTCTAAAACGTGCTATGTGAGGAACATTTAGAATGTCGCCGCTTCCCACAACTCTCGATGAACCGAGCCATACAAGGTCCCTTGGACTACAAAGCCGACCACCTTGAACCTTGCTCctaagaggggggggggggggggggggtgacacTCTTGAGTTTATTCAAGTTGGAGTGAACGAGAGTACATGCCTATGGGGGCCTATTTTATAGCCTAGTGTTCCTTGAAAAATGACCAAGGCTCTTGAGTCTTGAGGGTCGTAGGTTGGAGGAGTTCATGGGTAAATGATGGTCCATGGGTCTACAAAGATTAGTCAAAGGCAGAAGTGTCCATGGCTCATGGTGAGTCATGCATTCTCATCTATTCATGAATGGGCCTTGGCTAGTTGCACCTCTTCTTAACTTGGGCTTCTTTGCTTCTTTGTCTTCATCTTTGACTTGGTCTTCTATTTATCCCTCTTCCTTTGACTTGTTGACCATGAGGACTTTTATTGACCATGGTGGCTTGGTTGGACTTTTGTTGACCGTTTATGTAGATGTCATTTAGGACTAAGTGAGACCCCCGGTATAATATAGCTATTCCTTAACAAGCTTCCACTAAATATCAAAATAATATGGATCCCAACAGTTAGTGCAATCTTTTCTATAACTAGCTAAATGACTATGCATTGCTGCAGGATTTACTTTTTTGTTATATACTATCAGTTGTTTAAACGCTTGTGCAAAATGAAAAACTATTATCTTGAAATATACATCAACCAAAACAACCGTATGTCCTCCATAGAATGGATGACAATAGTGATAATCGCTAGTAACTTTAAAGGTCAACGAACCGCCACCGCTCAGAACTTTATGACAGTAAAAATAaagatttcaaatgaactttcTGTGATGATATGACAAGTACCAAAGTAATCTTCTGATACATTTGACAAGTCTGATTTAAATGCTTAATTTATTACGTGACATCTGTAAAAATTGAACATGCTGTTGTCAAATCCTAATACCGCATAATATTAGGTCAAATTCGAGTAGAAAAATAACGTTTAATTTCTTAGTGATAAACGATAAGATAAAGTGTTGTCGGTGCGCCCAAACAGTGTATTTGGAGGCACCCAGGGTTGGTATTAGTCCATCCTGAGGATGCCCTGTGGAGAGTCAAGACGCTCCTTTCTTCAACGGCATCCAGCCTCATGTCCTTGCCCGCCTGATGGTTCTGAAgttaagtactccctccgttcctaaatatttgtctttctagagcatctccaacagccgcgctaAACAAGCGCCGCGCCGCAAATTTGCCCGTTTTAGTGCGCGCACAATCGGTGGAGTGGCTCCAGCGGGCGCGCAATAACCGCGTGCGCGGCATATAGAGTTGGGCGCGCGGTCCGAATCGCCAACGTGCGCTGTGTATTTGGGGCGCCCGCTTCCACGCGTGACACACACGAGCGCTCACGCCGCACTCTCTCCTCCGTGCCACCTTCGCCCCGCGCGCGTCGGCGCCGGCGAACTGGACCTGATGGACGCACGCGCCGGCGAACTGGACCCAACGGACGCACGCACCGGCATGGGAGGCATGAGTTTTGCGTCTCTCATGGGAGGCATGGGTGCACCTCCGGCCGCCATGGGCGGAATGTCTTCCGGTGTGCCTCACACACCTTCCCATGAAGATGCCGTTCAAGATCTTGCCAACACCGTCCGAGCTTCACGTGATGCGGTGCGCGacaatgaggaggaggaggaagaatcgTCTTCGGAGGAGTCGGATGAATCGGAGGAAGATGAGGACGAAGACGAGGACGAGGCTTGATGTGTCTTTCGTTTGTGTCATGAACTTGGTTTGCATTTTGAACTTGGTTGGATGAACTTGTGGGCATGAATTTGAACTTGTGGGCATGAACTTTTATTCATCAACTTGTTTGTGTGAAATTATATGCCATGGTCATTGCATTTTGAATGTTTGAAATCCATTTTGTGTCCAAAATGCAACATATGGCATGCACCGGCGAGTCGCGCGCGCTGCTGGAGGTACGCGCGCGCTGCATTTTAGCGCGGCTGTTGGAGCCAGCACTGCCCGCCGCGCCAAACCAGGTGATGGGCGCGCGGCAAAGTAGTTTTTAGCGCCCGGCGCGTtgggcggctgttggagatgctcctagagatttcaacaagtgactacatacggagcaaaatgagtgaatctgcactctaaaatatgtctatatacatccgtatgtggtagtccatttcaaatctctaaaaagacaaatatttaggaacggagggagtagatggtcgTCTCCGGGTTTCCAAGCTCTCAACCAATCAAGGGTTTCCGAGGGACGATAGTAGCAAATGGCGAGCTTCTGAGGGGCAACACTAGAGAATGGTGCTTCTGAGGAGCAATACTAGCAGGAAGTCAGGTTCCGAGGGGCAACTCTAGCGGGAAGCTAGTTATCGAGGGGCAACTCTTGCAGGTCTCTTGACTTTGAGTTGACTTTTGCAGGTCTTCTGGTCCTCCTTGGAATAAATTTCCGTCAACTCCTGATGCTTCTCTTTCCTCCTGACTTCATCACCGGGAGTGGCGGTAGCGCCTGGTCCTACCTTTTTGGGCTTGCAGTTGACTTAAGCAGGTGAGAGTATGTGTAAGGACTTCACTAAGTCTAGATCATCGGGTATGCAATGGTTGCATCGCTTGGAGGCAGAGTGTGGACCCCTTATACCACATAAATAATACTTTACTTGCTATTTAACTTTTTCATAGAACATAAGTCAGTAATTAAAAATGTGGGATGGACAAACATGACGCCTAGAAAAAACAGGCATGTCAACCTGATATGATCCTCAAGACAGACATAGGCAGATCATGTGACTCAAGTTTGTTTGGCTGCAAGAACTGTGTACAGTTTCATATCCGTAATAGGTTGACAGATTAAAAAAAAGGTTCCACTTCCCGTTACTGATGCATTGAAACAGTTTCTGTGTATGTGAGAAACTTATCAGTTTGGCTAGAAAGTAAAACCAAAAGACAATGCACCTTTGACAAGAAGTGCTCGAGAGAGGTAACAACAGTGACCAGACATGGATCCATCCCAATCTCCTCCTTTGCTTCCCGCAATGCTGTAGCTGCATCATCTGCATCGCCTTCGTCAGCTTTCCCGCCTGGCAATGCAACCTCCCCTGTATTGAGGCAACAAAATCACTGATAAATGCATCAAAATATACATCTATGATGATAAGTTATTTTTCATTCACACTTTCCAGTATGGGAGAGACGAACTAAGCTCAAATGAGCTGGGTTAGACTACATCATCAGCTCCCCTGCAAAGCTTACTCTGAGACAAGTCACCTCTCTAGGTCAGCAAGAGATGTATGCTCAGTCCGGAATATATCTGAGTCAAAGCTATATAGCTGGCGACCATTTATGACCTGGACTCCTAAAATTCGAAAGCTATGGCAAGCCAACTGCAAGCAGACTAGATAGAAAACTGAGAATCAAGATGCAAATTCAGCTAAATTCATTTCAGGACCAAACCCCAGTGGTTAGCCATCCATGAGATGAGCCCAAATTGCTTGTAACTTTACAAGTTGTAAGCCTCTAGTGCACCTCACACGTCTGTTCCAATTAGTGACCAAAGTAGGTTCTTCCTACCGACCAATCCAACAACAGGATAATACATTCCCAACTTCTATTCTATTCTATTATATATAACAGCAAAAATATGGCTGAAAATAGGAGATGACCTACAAAATccaagagaaaagcaagacatctGGCCATTCATTACGTTGACCCACATGCTCAAAGCCAGTTAAGGCCCAACCTGGTCCACCTTGAAACACATAACAAATCATGGTAGAATTGATGGGGTGTTTTTCTTAATTTTTCAATAAACATTTAACTTGTGTCACATCTCCTTTTCATCTTTTTTTTGTCAAGAAAAACTTAGAACAAAGATTAATAAGCTTAAGTGGTTCGACAAAATTTTACaatctactccctctgtaaagaaatataagagcgtttagatcactataaATTAGtcatctaaacgctcttatatttctttacggagggagtaaatCTTTAGAAGGCTAAGTTAACTAACGGGTATTTTAAAGCAGCCATGAATAATTAAAATAGCATCAAAAGGTATATTGTTCTATGGTTGTCTGACGTATCTGAAcataaataaaacaaaatgaaTGCATGGCCATTTCGAAGCTATCATCATGATTTATGAAACCATATCATATTTTTGTCTTCTTAATGCAATGGTATGCAGTTCTCATGCGTATTCGAGAAAaaacatatcatattcttttGAGGGGATATATTTTTTGTGAAACCCAACACTATTGTGCAGTCTGTGAATCAAAAACCAACCACCAACACTCTGAAATCATACCAGTCTAAATTAAATAGCATTGAAGAGACATGAATCAATAGTCAATACGAAAGAACACTAGAACATCCACCAAACCATTCTAGCGCCCTCGCACTAACTGAACAGGCCCTGATGATAAAAAAACACAGCTAGTAATCCTCTGAAACATGTATGCTCCACTGAACTTAATTCCCCATATCCAAAACAAAGAGTCGAAAAGCCGGGTTTTGTTGTGAGAAAACTATCCCCCTTATTCGTTTGATTGCATCCATCAGAACCCGCATAAAAATCACCAAGAATCAAGCAAGCTGCTCACCGGAGTGAGTGGAGAGGGAAGAGGAGCGCTTGGTGAGGATGACGCGGAGCTCCCCGGCGGAGCCCCGGAAAAGGCAGATCAGCACGGCGGCCCTCCGCGGCTTAAGTAGCTCGCCGGCTTTGGGAGTCGCCGCCGTGGATGGATCACCGGCatacggggagggaggcggcTGGTGGAGCCTCAGCCGCTGGATGAGCGCCTCGATTTCCTTGGCAGGCTCCTCCCCGTCCATGCGAAGGAAACTCTGAGGAGAGAGCGGACGAGTTCAGAGTGGTTGAGGCCTTGGACTAGTATCCTCTGACGTACGTCAGTTGTGACGTTggtcgctgacatgtgggccagccgtcAGAGGAGCCGCTTTCTGAGGCCTTCAGGCCATCTCCACCGCGTGACCCCAAACAGGCGTCCGTTTTGACCGGATTTTGTCCTTTTGGGGCGCCGATGGGTTCGCCCGTGTCCGCCTCTATCCGTTGGGTCGTGCGTGCGTCCACCACGCGGCCGCACCCCAAATCTTGTCCGTGTTGGACGTGTTTAAAAAAACATAAAAACTTAAACAAAATGACTTAAAAAAGTAAATAAACGCAGTTTAAAAAACTTAAAACTTAAGTTAGGGTCCATGGCCACAAAATGGCCCAGTTTCACGTCCAACTTGACATAATTAAAcataaaaaagaaaataaaaaaggccGCCGCCAGCGCGCTCCTGCCCGTGCCCGTCGATGCCGTCGCCGTCTTCAGTGGCCGtcggcgtcgtcgtcgtcgctgacgAGGTCCACGTAGGCCGGCGGCGTCCAGAGGTGGGCCGACGGTGCGTGGTAGACGGGGGCGGGCTGGACGGCAGGAGGTGCCTGCACGACCTCCTCCCGTGGCGACGCCTCCCGCTCCGGTAACCGCGGCGGAGTGGCGCACCAGTTCATCCCCACGCCGGCGGCCATCTCCGGAGCAGTGCAGGACCAGTCCCACCCCTGGCCCACCAGGCCCGGGTGGAACGCGGCCACCGGCTCCTCCTCCAtcgcctcctccctcctctcctcctccttgacggccACCATGTGCAGCTCGGGGAAGGCGACGTCGCCGGCGGCAGAGAGTGCCATCGCCTCCTCCAAGCCGTCCCATTGGCGCTCGTCATGGGTGTACATGGAGTCGTCCATGACACACTGCACGAGCCGGGCCTCCTTCTCTATCATgcgaggaggtggaggtggtgacGGAGACGGGGAAGGCGACGGCGTGGGCGTGAGGCCGCGCACGCGCGTACACCCGCGCACCTCTCGACGTGGCCACCGCGGCCCCGACACCGTGCCGGCGAAGTATGACGCGCAGCGCGTGTCGTGCTCGTCCCGGAGCCACGTGTCCCAGAGGTCGGAATCTGGGGCGTACCTGTCGTCGTAGAACAGGTCgtcggggaggaggcggcggcggcgctcgatcTCATCGCGGCGCGCGCGGCCGCTCGCCGGCACAGGCGGGATCGGGACCCGGTCGGCGCTGAGGTACCAGCCGTTGGGGAGGTGGACGTCGCTCCACGGGACCGACGTCCTCGTAtcccagtaccgctggcacacgTCCGCCGCGAGGTACTACCGGTCGCGCTCTCCGGCGGGCCTAGGGTTGATGGTGAAGGGGGCCGGCGCGGGGGCTCGACAGGAAGAGCGCGGCGGAGACGCGGGCTCCTCCTTCTTCACGGAGCCGCGGCGGCGCCCCGAGGAGGAGCCGGCCTCACGGTCGTGCTTCCCCTTGCGGTTCCAGAAGCCCATGGCTTCGAGGTGGCCGGCCGGCGAGCTCGAGGACAATGGAGGGCTTCGGCTAGGGTTCGGCGCTGTCGGGTTTCGAGGAGGCCGCGGGGTGGCGTGGGGCAGTGTGGACGACGACCGGTCCATGCTTCCCACTTAAAGAAGGACGGCGACCTTCCGATGTGCGGATGACAGGTGGGGCCGACCACGCGGCCCCGACGCGAACGAGGCGCGCGTCCGTTTGGTGTCCGCCGCGACCCAAACCCGGCGCAAGTTTGCGCTCGAAATGGGTCGGCCCGGACACAAAACAGACAAGATGGGTCCGGGCCGTCGCGCGCTGGGCCGCCTTGTTTGTCCCTTTTACCCCAAACGGACGGGGCCGGACAGGATGGGGTCGCGCGGTGTAGTTGGCCTCACCTCTGAGGAGGGCTCTGAAAAAGACATTGCGACGGATCGAACTGCCGTGGGTggagtactccctcctttctcgTAGTGCGCCCACGCATCCCGAGATCTAAATTTGACCgtaaatttaaccaacgagaccgaTTGTGGCGGGAGCAAAAGTTATACCACTGAATTTGTATTCCGATATGAATTCAGTGGTATAATTTTTGCTCCCGCCGCGGTTGATCTCGTTGATTAAATTTACGGTCGAAGTTAGATCTCGAAAACGCAGGCGCGCTACattatggaatggagggagtagtggTTTTTTTTAGAGAGAGAGCAGCTGGAGGTAGTAGTTGAGGTAAAAAAATAGCAAACTCCAAAGCTTTTTATTTAGGCAAACCCCGAATTTTTTTATTGCACAAGTAAAATGCATCGGAAGTCACTATTTTTGCGCCGTGTGCTTACTTCGGTCATCGTACTTAGGGATACATGCaatacggtcactatatacgacAAGACGTGATTATATGGTCACTGTAGCACGTATTGAGCTCGTACACTGCCCCGCTTGACCAGTCAGCAGGTTCCACGTCATATGGCCCACTTTGcattgggggggggggtgttgtGCAAAAACGCCAAGTCTTTTATCCCCACCCCTTCTCTACTTCGCTCTCTGTTCCCCTCCCCTTCTCCAAATCCCTAGTTCCCCTGCTCTCTTTCCCCCTCCCCTtctccagccgccgccgccatgtccgTGAGCTCGGCGAGGTCATCTCTCGGCAGCCTGGCTATGGAGGTCCCTCTCATCCGATGCCCTCATTGCCGCACGCGTGTGAAGTTCTACATGTCGAACACAGACAAGCATGAGGGCTGGGTGTTCTACAAGTGCATCAATGTAAgatcttcatcttcatcttcatctttTCTTCATCAAGTGTTTTTGTTGGACCTGTTGGTGTGCTTAAGTTTTTCTCTTTTCTGGTGTATTTGGTGTACATATGGTCCTTGTGGTTTCTAGAACTGGGAGTTGGAGTACATTGTGTATCTTGTTGACAATCATTTCCTCAATGGGAATGAAGCAATGGATGCAATTGGCGCTGCAGAGGATAGGAGGGAACATCTCATTcgagaaagggaagaaagggctagACTTGCAGGCATTGGAGTTGGGATATATGACAGGAGGCCTTCAGGCAGTCCCATGACCAAGCAGCAGGCAGGTACTCTTTTAGGTTTAGGTAGAGAGATGCTTCTGGTTTTGAAGGTAATGATGGGATTAGTCATAGTGTTGTGTGTTATGTTTGGTATCTCCCTTCTGAAGAAATGATGTCAACTCAGGCGTGGTCAGGATGTAATCTTTGTTTAGGTTAAGACTAATGTAGTTGTTATGGAGGTTGCAAAACTCTTTTGGTTAGGATGTAATGCTTGGTCAGTATGTAATGTTTGGTCGGGATGTAAACCTCTTTTGGGGATGATGTAATGGCTTTAAAAGGAAGCTGGTAATGATATGTGACTTGTTAAGCTAAATGTTAACCTTTCTCTTAACTGATGGCTGTTCATTTGCTAGTTAACTGATGGCTGTTAGTTAACATTCAATGTTGCTAGCTAAAATTGTTGTTGCATCCAGCATTGATGTTGTTGATTTCATGTTGTGCTTGATGACCATGCACTAGTCACCAAGAAAGATGTAAAAGTGTGGCTGAAAGAAGCTAAGTGAATAATAGGTTGATACAAGTTGTGGTGAGCAACAAATAAGAATACTTTTAGTAGCAAACAAACTCATTGCAAAATATTTTGATACTAGTTCAAAGAAGCTCATTGCACAATGGTTCTAGTCATTAAAGGGCAATTCATGATCAACAATTGATCCAAACTGACATTAGTATGGATCAATTGTTACATAACCCAACATTGCAAGTTTGACAGTCTTACATAAAGACAGAACTACATCCTGAGTGAAAAAAAGACACCATATCATTCTAACACAGCCCAGCATTGGTATGTTCACCTAAAAACATCAAACATAGATGTTCTCTTGGCTTTGCTAGGCAACACTTGGTCTTCCTGAACCTTTCTCTTACCAGCAGCAACAGTTTTCCTTTTCATCTCCTCCTTCTTTGCAGCTTCTCTTTCTGCAACAACAGCTTGTCTATCTGCTTCTCTCTATGCAGCAGGAG
This sequence is a window from Aegilops tauschii subsp. strangulata cultivar AL8/78 chromosome 7, Aet v6.0, whole genome shotgun sequence. Protein-coding genes within it:
- the LOC109731959 gene encoding nudix hydrolase 15, mitochondrial, yielding MDGEEPAKEIEALIQRLRLHQPPPSPYAGDPSTAATPKAGELLKPRRAAVLICLFRGSAGELRVILTKRSSSLSTHSGEVALPGGKADEGDADDAATALREAKEEIGMDPCLVTVVTSLEHFLSKHLLVVVPIVGILSDIEGFKPVLNIDEVDDIFDVPLEMFVKDENRRSEERERMGQVFTIQYFDYEKENRKYVIWGLTARILIHAASIVYQRPPDFVERRLQFNLPKYSISSSGSATS